TGTCTCCAGACTAAAGCCTGGTTCTAAGGATGGTGCCAGCACCTcctctggacctgcagcctgCAAAGCCAGGGTCCactacctgcagcagcagcagcagcagctgggaaacACACTGAAGTGCTTAACTCCAGAACCAGATGTTTCCCTCAGGATCTGATAGAGATCAAACGCAGAAGCATGTAACGTGCACATTCCTGAGCCGAGGCCGTGTCGATCCGACGTTATCAGCCTGTTTATGGCACCGACTTCGCTAATGAAGTGCTAATTCTGCAGGAAGCGCCGCCGCTGGTTTGCTTCCACGCTGGCAGCGGGACAAAGGAGCCGGAGCCTCCGTTTgtcatgtaaatgtgtgtgtgttggcttccTGCGTGCGCGCTGACCTCACGCCTGCTCACACGGCGCCGACACATTCAGGCCGCGTGCGTCACAAAAGGCTCCGTGAAGCGCGTTTAACAGCACCGTCAGGGAGGGGCGGcgttttgacctttgacctcctccaGCGAAGCCTGCCTTTGTTAGGGTGATGTGAGAAATACCAACACACAGTATTTTCCTTCATAGTTGGGGCTTATCAGATCTCCACATCTTTCCCTGCTCCACTCTCTGCTCTGTTAAACAGCCACCACTGAATCAGAGGTTTTGGTTGGATGTGGAGGAAGGAGCCTGCAGTCGGCCTCAGGTCGGTCGAACTCTGGGCCTCACTGAAACTCCGCTCTAACTGAGGCTGTGCTTCTGATGCGCCGTGTGCTACGTTCTGCTGCCATCTACAGACCATCCACGAGTCAGCAGCTAGCGTGCGTCTCAAACAAGCTGAAGTTGCATTTACTGTCACACATATACTCATGTGCGTGTATTGGGTTTAGGGCGGACATTACCTCTAATCTAATGCACATGCAGATGAAAGTTAAACCTTAAGCTCTAACTAAAGacagttttgtgtgttttatgggAGGATCAGACACggtattgtgtttgttttcgtgTGAGTGCGTCATCGGCCACTAGACTGAGTAAGAACCGCACATGTGCGTCACGTCAGGCCAGTAAATCCCGGCCACATGCCGTCATCCTCCCGTCATCGGCGCTCGGGGACGTTCAGCAGAatctctgctgctggttgagAAAGAGGGAGGACGTTCACTCCACTCAGGTGATTTATTTCTCGTACTGCAGTATttccattgtgttgtttttcttcctctgctaccggtcgaggcagatgacgGCCGCTGCAGAAGATGCTTGTGTGGGTTTATGGATAAGAGGCTCCTTGTGGAAGTGGTGTCCTTCACAAACCCTCGCAGCCCAGTGACCTCAGCGACGAACATCTTCTCATCAAACATCCTTAACGCTAACAAATGGATATAAATAGTAACACACCAATAACAGTGAATGAGTTAAAGCTGCTGTCAGGTTCATGAAGGTGCTTCTGTCATTTCTTCTATTTCTGTGCACATTAATCATGTTTAAATCCACGTTTCTCCTGGGAGACATGACATCATTAGCTCAAACGACCATAAACAGCCTGATTGTTATTCAATTATCCTGCAGACGACTCGCTGTGTTTGTCCTGTAGCTGTGGGACACGTGGAAACGATGACGAAGCTCCTGATGAAGCAGCCGTAATGTACAGTGTGTCACAGTTactggacggacggacggacttTCCATGTGTGGGTTCGAATGGGAGCAGCTCAGATCTGGAACCAATTCAGGACCATtttaccctgtgtgtgtgtgtgtgtgtgtgtgtgtgtgtgtgtgtgtgtgtgtgtgtgtgtgtgtgtgtgtgcgtgcgtgtgtgtgtgtaagtaacGTTTTTTTACACTCAAGCCCCAGAATAAAGCCTAAATCCTATAACAATCATGGGACTTTTAACACTACACCAGCTTCTGGTCTCTGCGTTTGTtgcttgtttgctttatttCCACCCTGGCTCTAATTCCAACAGTTGGTGACACCTCATCTGGACAAACCTCGCGTGTGGTCTGTCGCACtctgctggacagctgctccagctgaagcctcgacctggagcagagcagaTCCATGCAGTAATCCGTTTTATTCATCAGTTTTAAAGCAGGACTGCAGTAGTTCAGCGTTGAGTCGCTTTATTCTGGCTTCGTGGTCGAAGCAGCTACAAAAGGTCTGTCAGTTAAAGTTCAACGTTTTAAAGTTGCAGTTGACAGGTGAGACGACGTCCTGGATGCTGACTCACGTTTGCGTTTGTACGAGTAACTTCCAGACAcaaacctcctcctctgcgtcACAGCTTCCGCGCTCGAGCCCAGGTGCGTCTTCCTGCGCCGTTGAAGTGAACGGAGCCGCGGCCGCCGCTGGCTCGGCCCTCGCtcctcgcccccccccacctctgcctccatataaggcggcggcggcacatCTGGACACGGCAGCTGCGCCGGCGCCTTCAGGATGCGCGTCGTGGCTCTGCTCTGGACGGCGGCCCTCGTGCTGACGGCGGACGCCTGGGGCTTCAGGGACGGCGTTTTCCACAACTCCATCTGGTTGGGTGAGTGGTCCCGGGTCCGCGGCCGCGGTCGCTTCAGCGCGACAGGAGCGTCGCTGCCGTGGAGCCGCTGAAGTTTTCACCGACTCAACTACTAAAGACTGCTTCCTCTCAATTATTTAAATCCTAAAACACGCCAAATTATTCCAGCTATGATTTCACTAGGTTTTGTGTCCGTGGGGTTCTGAGCATCGCGTCCAGAGAGAGGAACCGGCTGTTTATGACCCGCGTGAAGCTCGGGATGCGAACGTTTAGCTCAATGACGTCACCGTCGCAGCGTGTTTATTAGGGGATTTGAGCCTGCAAAGGTTCTGTGTGAGGACCAGTAGAAACTGGACAGTAACGATGGTGATTCCTAAAAAGAGCGCTATTGTTACTGGTGTGACTGGTGCTAAAGCGCCATTTGTCTCAGTAGAGCAGTTGTGAGCCCTCGCTGTGTGCTGCCTGGCTTTGCAGTCATGCATGTGTAAAAGCCACAGCAGGATCAGCACAGGACCCCCCAGGAGCCCAGGGGACGGGACAAACGCGGTGAATTCCAGAGCTCTGGGCTGCTCTGAATTCACTCCATCCTCAGACGTCTAACGTTTCACCACATGTGCTCCAGCTTTACGTCCAGACGCGGCTCTTGCTCAACTCTGgggccctctctctctctgccgctttgtctctgttttgcaGAGCAAGCAGCTGGAGTTTACCACCGCGAGTCACGCAGCGGCCGATACCAGCTGACGTACCGGGAGGCCAAGGCCGTGTGCAAGTACGAGGGAGGGAGGCTGgccacgctgcagcagctggaggccgcCCGTCAGATAGGTCCGGTACTGTTAGCCCAGTGGGGCCTCCTCCCCTGCTGTTCATCAGCGGCTGCGctcactctgtgctgctgctctccagGGTTCCACATATGCGCGGCCGGCTGGTTGGACAGAGGCCGCGTCGGGTACCCCATCGTCAAAGCGGGCGCCAACTGCGGCTTTGGGAGGGTGGGAATCATCGACTACGGCTACAGGCTGAACAAGAGCGAGAGGTGGGACGTGTACTGCTACAACCCCACCGgtgagcacgcacgcacgcacgcacgctggAGCCACAGCCACGCTCCACCCTGACCCGCCTCAGTCCGACCCAGAAGAACCCTGGAGGTGGAACACATTCTCAGCCAGGCAAATGCAATGGTTGTACAGCATCATAGGAatcattaacaggaaacacaaacacaaaccaaacacacgCTGCCGGTACAGGCCTCCGTGCAAAGGTTTGACTGGATCTGCCTCCAGGAACATCTGGAGGAGAGCGCTTTCGGCGCCGCTGTCCCCAGTGTCAACATGTGTGTTTGATTCGCTCTCCTCAGCACAAGGATTTTCTTTGTGCCACTGGATTCAGGGCTCACACGCAACAATCCCACAGACCCAACATGAACAGGGCCTGCAGCTGGTTAAACGCCAggtccagagcagcagggggtccagagcagcagggggtccagagcagcagggggtccagagcagcagggggtccagagcagcagggggtccagagcagcagggggtccctGGGCGGGAAGGGGTCACACGCCTGCGAAGGCGGCGGCGCTGAAGCTGTCTGTGTCTCAGCCAAGGAGTGTGGGGGGGTTCTGACGGAGCAGCAGAAGACCATCCAGTCGCCCGGCTTCCCCGACCAGTACCAGGACCACCAGATCTGCTACTGGCACATCCGGGTCCGCCTGGGCCAGAGGATCCGGCTGCACTTCCTGGAGTTCGACGTGGAGGACGACACGGCGTGTCTGGCGGATTTCCTGGACGTGTACGACAGCTACGACGACGTGTCCGGCTTCGCTGGGAGGTGAGAACCAACCGGGTCGAGCTTCATCAGCAGAAATGAAAGCGCAGCGCCTGAACACCTCCAACCTGTGTTCACAGATTCTGTGGAGACTATTtacctgatgacatcatcagcacAGGTGACGGAGCAAATCTCTGCGTTAGATGATTTTAAGTGGAACCAGCTTCTAATAATGATGACTTTTaaatgtgcttgtttttgttgtccaGGAAACGTGATGACGCTCAAGTTCCTGTCTGACGCTTCCGTCACAGCCGGAGGCTTCCAGCTGCAGTACACAGCCCTCAACGCGTCTAAGGATTCAGTGCACTGATGCTGCACAGCTGTATTTATACCTCACATAGGCTGAATAAAGTCTGCTCCTTATTCTTCACTGTTGTCACTTCACAGTATGTCCACGTGGCCGGAGGGTTCTTAAATAACTGCAGTTGTGTTTGTACTAGAATGACGTCATGAAgtataaaacaaaaagcattcGATTTGCAGAATGACATGTAACAATAGACGTGTTCCAAGGTGCAGCTAATGAAAAGATCAGTACTTTTATACAGAAATTATAATACAGACAATaagtacaaaaacacaagtaCCTCCGTTACTGAGAAAAATAAAGTACCGCAATCCGGTCCCCGTCTGGAGTTACCTTTGACCCGCATGAAGCTCTGAACAAACCATACACATAATCTCTTATGAACaagttttttaaacaattagAATTTGGTTTCCACATTTTGACCCTTCATTCTGTGATTCAGGAGGAACCAGATGAGAGCATGTGTGCAGGTGGATCTGGGCCTTTTACCTTCAGATTCTCACTCCCGTGTCATTTTAAACAGGAAGATCAGTGCAGCTCAGTATTAGACAGATTATTATGTGGGGTCCAGTGAAGTGGGCAGAGCGTTGGAAAGCAGAAGGTTGCAAGTTTGAACCCAGCTCAACCACTAggcgtgtccttgagcaagacacttcacacatcAATATATTATTATGTCTTAACTTAACATCTGGTTCAGAAGCGCTGGGTTTCATGCTTCAGCgctgccttcaaacacacactggaacttctgcttcggGCGAGATTTAAGTTGACGATGACAAACAGGAGCGGAGGAGCCTGAATAAAGGAACAATAGTTATGAAATTCTGGTGCACATTTAGGAAGTTCAGTGTGATGTTCAGAAATGCATCTCTGCTCTTCGTCCTCATCGTCCATGTTCGCTGTAAACTAAAAAAACCCAAATGCTCAACAAATGAAATGAGCAGCCTGTTCGCAAAGTCATTTAAAGGCAAACACATGCTGGTGAAAATGAATACATCCAcagacaacagcacaaacagtaGGCGTCCGTACATCCCTCAAAACCACTGGAGCAGAGTGAAGAAAGAACTGCCTCAGTTCTTTTCCTTCCATCACATCCACTCCTTTATGAGGCTACAGGATATAACGCCTCAGACCTGCCTGGATGAATACGGTAACGCAACCTGCCACATGGGCCCACCCACAAGTCAAGCAGACGACACACAGCCATGTGGAAATCCACTGACCACAGGAACTGATGACTCACAAAATAGGAAATGTTGCACGTGAAGGTCTTCATCCTCTGGATTAGAAAAAGATGCATCAGTTCTTGCTCTAGCATGCACTTCTGTGAATGTCAAGCGATTATTGATGTAAATGCACAATTGTACACACTTATCACAGCCACTGTATCCATTGTGCTCACCAGTGAAGCTATTTTCTCTGTACTAAAAGGTCAACAGAGGTGTTGGTTCAAGAACTTCCACTACTCTTAATTTCAGGTTATAGGTTTGTTCAAGCTTTAATTTTGATGTATGGGTCACCTGACAGGCAGGTTTTAGTGCTGTCACCATTTCATTATGATACAGAAGTTATGTGAATGCAGAGGCTCAAGAGGCGCACGCAGTAACACGGTGCTTTAAATGTGTTAAGGTGGAATCAGAGGTGCTTGTTATCACTGTTATTGAACGTGGTTGTTCAATGACAGTCGTCATCTGAGAGAATCTTACGGCTGTTGTTCACAGATCAATTCATTTATCTTTCTAAATTCTAAATACAAGTCTGTTGTTAAAAGATAGATACTTTGACAGACATCAACAATCACATCTAAAGCTCCAACAACAACGTCTTTGTCGACTGCATTAGTTGCAGAGGAatgttttaatgcttttacTTTATCAGAgatgcagaaccagaacaagatGCTTCAGTCCAAAGAGCCCGGACCCAAACATTAGGTGACATCCACCACACGACCCAACCGCAGGAACCACTGCTGCACCATCACTCGTAGTAAGAATGGAATTATAGCTTCTTCATATTCTGCTCCTCACTTCATGTTCTACTGAAGCTAAACTTTTCATCTGGGTtcgacaggtgcagctgtggaggctggagaacgtCATCCAGGGTTTCCTTGAcgacagagagcagagagctccgcagcagcagcagcagcagcagcaggggaccCATGTCCAGCTGGATTCTGTCGGACCCTCGTGTTCTCAGTGTAgatctggaccagaaccaggtggAGCTTCACTGACACGTCTGACTGAGTCTCACTGAGGCTCAACTCTAGTGAAGCGTTCTGTAGTTGACAAAGACTCTGGTACCAGTAAAAGTACTGCATTGAACAGTTTCCTACCAGCAGATCAAGGACAGTAGTACGAGCTCCATAATAACAGACAGCAGAAACTAGATCAGCAGATCGTGTCCCCTGGACCTGACTTTGGGTTTGTCTCTGGTGGTTCTTGAGTAAATAGTAAATCTGCAGCTCGTGTCGCTCAGAATGGATCTGATCGGAGTCTGCTGCCACgtttgctgcagcttcctccctcAGTCACAATGCGCAGATGACGGCAATCGATGTTTAGCATTCACCTATTAGATATCTTTTAAAACTGTATTTTCCTTATAAGGTAAAAGGGGCGGTCCTGGATGTGACGCAACGGGTCAAAGGTAATTTTGTACGTCGGCGTGGTGGTTTGGCGCCAGCGATTTCGCGGGACAACAGCACACGAATCAGCGc
This genomic interval from Betta splendens chromosome 21, fBetSpl5.4, whole genome shotgun sequence contains the following:
- the tnfaip6 gene encoding tumor necrosis factor-inducible gene 6 protein, which translates into the protein MRVVALLWTAALVLTADAWGFRDGVFHNSIWLEQAAGVYHRESRSGRYQLTYREAKAVCKYEGGRLATLQQLEAARQIGFHICAAGWLDRGRVGYPIVKAGANCGFGRVGIIDYGYRLNKSERWDVYCYNPTAKECGGVLTEQQKTIQSPGFPDQYQDHQICYWHIRVRLGQRIRLHFLEFDVEDDTACLADFLDVYDSYDDVSGFAGRFCGDYLPDDIISTGNVMTLKFLSDASVTAGGFQLQYTALNASKDSVH